Proteins encoded in a region of the Populus alba chromosome 13, ASM523922v2, whole genome shotgun sequence genome:
- the LOC118044006 gene encoding pentatricopeptide repeat-containing protein At3g26782, mitochondrial isoform X1, with the protein METPLVSKPTSLLPLTLQTLKQPIPPPSTFTKTPQNPSPQHQNKHQKHPSFTPNNHLCLDQTQQLHAHIIRTHFNHAQQVSFSPFESHLSHEARYNLLITSYIKNNKPRYALNTYTYMRKLDIEVDSFIIPSVLKACSQISVARMGKEIHGFSVKNGLVSDVFVVNALVQMYSECGSLVSARLLFDKMSERDVVSWSTMIRAYSRNKLFKEGLKLIENMHFSNVKPSEVAMISMVNLFSDLENGEMGKAMHGYVIRNSNSEKMVVPLTTCLIDMYAKCGNLDAAITLFDGFSQRSIVSWTAMIAGYIRCNDLEEGERLFVRMIEENVFPNDITMLSLIISCGFVGAVQLGKRLHAYILRNEFGMSLALATALVDMYGKCGEIRSARAIFDSMKNKDVMTWTAMISAYAQANCIDYAFQLFVQMRDNGVRPNELTMVSLLSLCAENGALDMGKWFHAYIDKQGVEVDVILKTALIDMYAKCGDISGAQRLFSEAIDRDICTWNVMMAGYGMHGYGEKALKLFTEMETLGVKPNDITFIGALHACSHAGLVVEGKGLFEKMIHDFGLVPKVEHYGCMVDLLGRAGLLDEAYKMIESMPVKPNIAIWGAMLAACKIHKNSNMGELAARELLALEPQNCGYKVLMSNMYAAANRWNDVAGMRKAVKDTGIKKEPGMSSIEVNGLVHDFIMGDTAHPLIEKISEMLAEMSKKLKEAGYLPDTSVVLHNIDEEEKETALNYHSEKLAMAFGLISTAPGTPIRVVKNLRICDDCHTVTKLLSKIYKRVIIVRDRNRFHHFREGSCSCGGYW; encoded by the coding sequence ATGGAAACGCCGCTGGTGTCCAAGCCTACTTCCCTCCTCCCTCTCACACTTCAAACACTCAAACAACCGATTCCTCCACCTTCCACCTTCACCAAAACCCCACAAAACCCATCACCTCAACAtcaaaacaaacaccaaaagCATCCATCGTTCACTCCTAATAACCATCTCTGTCTTGACCAAACCCAGCAGCTCCATGCCCACATAATCAGAACCCACTTCAATCACGCCCAACAAGTTTCTTTTAGCCCCTTCGAATCACACTTAAGCCATGAAGCCCGGTACAATCTCCTTATAACATCatacattaaaaacaacaaGCCAAGATATGCACTGAACACCTATACTTACATGAGAAAACTTGACATAGAAGTTGACAGTTTCATTATACCATCAGTTCTTAAAGCTTGCAGCCAAATCTCAGTAGCCCGGATGGGGAAAGAGATTCATGGTTTTTCTGTTAAGAATGGATTGGTTAGTGATGTTTTTGTAGTCAATGCATTGGTGCAAATGTACTCTGAATGTGGTAGTTTAGTATCGGCCCGATTGCTGTTTGATAAAATGAGTGAGAGAGATGTTGTTTCGTGGAGTACGATGATTAGAGCTTACAGTAGAAACAAATTGTTCAAAGAAGGGTTGAAACTTATTGAAAATATGCATTTTTCGAATGTCAAGCCTAGTGAGGTTGCTATGATTAGCATGGTTAATCTATTTTCTGACCTTGAGAATGGTGAAATGGGGAAAGCAATGCATGGTTATGTTATAAGGAATAGCAATAGTGAGAAAATGGTTGTGCCTTTGACTACTTGTTTGATTGATATGTATGCAAAGTGTGGAAATTTAGATGCTGCAATAACACTTTTTGATGGTTTTAGTCAAAGAAGCATTGTTTCATGGACTGCCATGATTGCTGGCTACATTAGGTGCAATGATTTGGAAGAGGGTGAAAGATTATTCGTTAGAATGATTGAAGAAAATGTGTTTCCTAATGATATCACCATGTTGAGTTTGATTATTTCATGCGGATTTGTAGGGGCTGTACAATTGGGCAAGCGGCTACATGCCTACATTTTAAGAAATGAGTTTGGAATGTCTTTGGCTTTAGCCACTGCTTTGGTTGACATGTATGGAAAATGTGGTGAGATAAGAAGTGCAAGAGCTATATTtgatagcatgaagaacaaagATGTTATGACTTGGACAGCTATGATTTCAGCTTATGCGCAAGCTAATTGTATAGATTATGCTTTTCAACTATTTGTCCAGATGAGGGATAACGGAGTGAGGCCAAATGAATTGACAATGGTAAGCCTGCTTTCGTTATGTGCAGAAAATGGAGCCCTTGACATGGGCAAGTGGTTTCATGCTTACATAGACAAGCAAGGTGTTGAAGTAGATGTGATACTGAAAACTGCTTTAATAGACATGTATGCCAAGTGTGGGGATATTAGTGGGGCTCAGAGGCTGTTCAGCGAAGCCATAGATCGAGACATCTGCACATGGAATGTAATGATGGCTGGATACGGGATGCATGGATATGGTGAGAAAGCTTTGAAACTATTCACAGAGATGGAGACACTGGGTGTAAAACCCAATGACATCACATTTATAGGAGCTCTGCATGCTTGCAGTCACGCTGGTTTGGTGGTGGAAGGAAAAGGACTTTTTGAGAAAATGATCCATGACTTTGGCTTGGTTCCAAAGGTTGAGCATTATGGGTGTATGGTTGATCTTCTTGGTCGAGCTGGACTGCTTGATGAGGCTTATAAGATGATTGAAAGCATGCCCGTGAAACCTAATATTGCAATATGGGGTGCTATGCTTGCTGCTTGCAAGATTCATAAAAATTCTAACATGGGGGAATTAGCAGCGAGAGAGCTTCTTGCATTAGAACCTCAAAATTGTGGTTACAAAGTTCTCATGTCAAACATGTATGCTGCAGCAAACAGATGGAATGATGTTGCAGGCATGAGAAAAGCTGTGAAGGATACAGGAATAAAAAAGGAACCGGGAATGAGCTCAATCGAAGTAAATGGTTTAGTTCACGATTTTATAATGGGAGATACAGCACACCCTCTGATTGAAAAAATCAGTGAAATGCTAGCTGAGATgagcaagaaattaaaagaggCTGGCTACTTGCCAGACACATCTGTAGTCCTGCACAATATTGACGAGGAAGAGAAAGAAACTGCACTTAACTACCATAGCGAGAAGTTGGCGATGGCTTTCGGTCTCATCAGTACTGCTCCAGGGACTCCTATTCGAGTTGTTAAGAATCTCCGAATTTGTGATGACTGCCATACAGTAACCAAGCTATTGTCTAAGATCTACAAAAGGGTAATTATAGTCAGGGACCGTAACCGTTTTCACCATTTTAGAGAAGGATCTTGTTCTTGTGGTGGTTACTGGTAA
- the LOC118044005 gene encoding 1-aminocyclopropane-1-carboxylate oxidase homolog 1 — translation MESSETQLDLVQNGSGYDIEKEIKAFDESKAGVKGLVDSGIVKIPPFFVVPENVVSSQPTPAHLQIPVIDLKDIRDDPVRHEKVIEEIRSALEIWGFFQVVNHGVSEDITEGMIEGVKGFHEEKNEIKREYYTRDVKKKVTYTSNTLIHKTKAADWKDTLYFRMAPDSPRPEELPVVCRETTIKYSAYIRGLGDTLLKLVSEALGLNPNYLIEFGCARGFKIMCHYYPPCPEPNRTLGSKPHTDPDFLTILMQDHIGGLQVFYQNQWINVPPIPGAFVINAGDLLQLISNGKFKSVEHRVLANHNGPRISVASFFAIYDRICGPIKELLSDENPPLYKEVPLMEYIAQYMWKEQDGGMTTLDRFRL, via the exons ATGGAAAGCTCCGAAACGCAATTAGATTTGGTGCAAAACGGATCAGGCTATGacatagaaaaagaaatcaaggcCTTTGATGAATCAAAGGCTGGTGTTAAGGGTCTTGTAGATTCTGGGATAGTAAAAATACCACCCTTCTTTGTGGTTCCAGAAAATGTAGTCTCTTCTCAACCGACTCCAGCCCATCTTCAGATTCCTGTCATAGACCTCAAAGACATCCGTGATGATCCTGTTCGACACGAAAAGGTCATCGAGGAAATACGAAGTGCTTTAGAGATATGGGGGTTCTTCCAGGTCGTGAACCATGGTGTATCAGAGGATATTACGGAGGGAATGATTGAAGGAGTGAAGGGATTTCacgaggaaaaaaatgaaatcaaaagggAATATTATACGAGGGATGTGAAGAAGAAGGTGACTTACACTAGCAACACTCTTATTCATAAGACAAAAGCAGCAGATTGGAAGGATACCTTGTATTTTCGAATGGCTCCTGATTCTCCACGCCCTGAAGAACTTCCAGTTGTCTGcag GGAGACAACAATCAAGTATTCAGCATATATAAGGGGTTTAGGGGATACCCTTCTTAAATTAGTATCGGAGGCTCTTGGACTCAATCCTAATTATCTGATTGAATTTGGGTGCGCTAGAGGGTTCAAGATTATGTGCCATTACTATCCACCGTGCCCTGAACCCAACCGAACTCTGGGAAGCAAGCCGCATACTGATCCTGACTTCCTGACTATCCTTATGCAAGACCATATTGGTGGTCTCCAAGTTTTTTATCAGAATCAATGGATTAATGTCCCTCCAATTCCAGGAGCTTTTGTAATTAACGCTGGTGACCTTCTACAG CTTATATCAAATGGAAAGTTCAAGAGCGTTGAGCACAGGGTGCTGGCTAATCACAATGGGCCAAGAATATCAGTGGCCAGCTTCTTTGCTATTTATGACAGGATTTGTGGTCCAATAAAAGAGTTGCTATCGGATGAAAATCCCCCGTTGTACAAGGAAGTCCCTCTCATGGAATACATTGCTCAATACATGTGGAAAGAACAAGATGGAGGAATGACCACACTTGATCGTTTCAGGCTGTGA
- the LOC118044006 gene encoding rubisco accumulation factor 1.1, chloroplastic isoform X2 encodes MFSPTLNTHKPLFLSNSNNKIFSSPFLSQQPLFILHLSKTPFKPTTTLSVSATLIPSSPPPSNQQLYQPFRPPPSPIPSQYKSLDAPSRLEILANRLGLWYEYAPLIPSLFQEGFTPPSLEEVTGISGVEQNRLVVGAQVRDSLVQSNTDPEIVASFDLGGAELLYEIRLLSATQRSAAARYIILNKMDAKGAQDLARAMKDFPRRRGDKFWESFDYVLPGDCLSFMYYRQSREHKNQSESRTNALQMALEVAESEKAKSAILKELEGEGEGKERAEGETADGVRVPVVRLKIGEVAEASSVVVLPVCRSEDGERKIVEAPWECKGQGEFGVVVAEKAWERWVVLPGWEPVLGLARGGVAVAFPDARVLPWKANRWYKEESILVVADRGSTEVKADDGFYLVTLDGAGGDFKVERGSALKERNVVDCLGTVLLVVRPPRYETDDQLSDEDWE; translated from the coding sequence ATGTTTTCTCCAACTCTAAACACCCATAAGCCTCTCTTTCTTTCAAACTCTAACAACAAAATCTTTTCCTCTCCTTTCCTTAGCCAACAACCTCTCTTTATCCTTCATTTATCAAAAACCCCGTTTAAACCCACCACAACGCTATCAGTTTCAGCCACTCTTATCCCCTCTTCTCCACCTCCTTCAAATCAACAACTCTACCAACCCTTTAGACCTCCACCTTCTCCTATCCCTTCGCAGTACAAGTCTCTTGACGCCCCTTCTCGTCTCGAAATCCTCGCTAATCGTCTTGGCCTTTGGTACGAGTATGCCCCTTTAATCCCCTCTTTATTCCAAGAAGGTTTTACTCCACCATCATTAGAAGAAGTCACTGGTATTTCTGGGGTTGAGCAAAACCGTTTAGTTGTTGGAGCTCAAGTGAGGGATTCTTTAGTTCAGTCTAACACTGACCCAGAAATTGTTGCTTCATTTGACCTTGGTGGTGCGGAGTTATTGTATGAAATTCGTCTCCTTAGTGCCACGCAGCGGTCTGCAGCTGCCCGCTATATCATCCTTAATAAGATGGACGCTAAGGGTGCTCAAGATTTGGCCCGCGCCATGAAGGATTTTCCTCGTAGGCGCGGGGATAAGTTCTGGGAGAGCTTTGATTACGTTCTCCCAGGAGACTGCCTGTCGTTTATGTACTACAGGCAGTCTAGAGAGCATAAGAATCAGTCAGAGTCGCGGACCAATGCTCTACAGATGGCATTAGAGGTTGCAGAGTCTGAAAAAGCGAAAAGTGCGATTTTGAAGGAGTTAGAAGGAGAGGGAGAAGGGAAAGAGAGGGCAGAAGGAGAAACAGCAGATGGGGTTCGGGTTCCGGTTGTTAGGTTGAAGATTGGTGAGGTTGCGGAGGCGAGTAGTGTTGTAGTTTTACCGGTTTGTAGATCAGAGGACGGGGAAAGAAAAATTGTGGAAGCACCGTGGGAGTGTAAGGGCCAGGGTGAGTTTGGTGTGGTGGTGGCAGAGAAAGCGTGGGAAAGGTGGGTGGTGTTGCCAGGGTGGGAACCGGTACTTGGGTTGGCTAGAGGGGGAGTGGCGGTGGCTTTTCCAGATGCAAGGGTATTACCATGGAAGGCAAATAGGTGGTATAAAGAGGAGTCTATTTTGGTGGTTGCTGATAGGGGGAGCACGGAAGTGAAAGCAGATGACGGGTTTTATTTGGTTACTCTTGACGGCGCCGGTGGTGATTTCAAGGTTGAAAGGGGTTCGGCGTTGAAGGAAAGGAATGTGGTGGATTGCTTAGGGACTGTGTTGTTGGTGGTTAGGCCACCAAGGTACGAGACCGATGATCAATTGAGCGATGAGGACTGGGAGTGA